The Chryseobacterium glaciei DNA window GTCTGTTTTCCTTTTTAAATAAGACATGAAAATATCTCCACAAAATCCTGAAGTTCCCAAGATGAAGCCTAAGATCGTATTGGTAAGAATAGTGGAATTCAATAAAAAGAATCCTAAAATATTACTTAATATAATCGTCAAAAATACTCCTCCAATAAAACCTTCCAAGGTTTTATTAGGACTGATCTTCGGAACGATTTTATGTTTTCCAAAGAATTTTCCCATTAAATATTGAAAAACATCATTGAGTTCAGTGACAACAACAATAAAAATGATTGAATAAATTCCGGAAATATTTTCTCTAATAAAAGCTAAATGTGGAAAAGCAAAAAGGCAAATTAGCAAAGCAGTTAGAATTCCCAAGATTTGTTTTCCGGATGATTTTAAAATTGAAAAATATAAGATTATAATGATTGATAGAGCCAAACTGTAAAGGAAATAATTCTCGATATTCAAAAAATACAATAAAAAGAACTGTGAAACACCAACGAAAATTGAAGGAATCATTTTGTTTGTATTCACGTTGAACATTCTCAAAAATTCAAAAAAACATTGAAAACT harbors:
- a CDS encoding phosphatidate cytidylyltransferase — its product is MKPEENKFADVPLRVKTWIYIILVFALGISHPLAMKIFVSWISFQCFFEFLRMFNVNTNKMIPSIFVGVSQFFLLYFLNIENYFLYSLALSIIIILYFSILKSSGKQILGILTALLICLFAFPHLAFIRENISGIYSIIFIVVVTELNDVFQYLMGKFFGKHKIVPKISPNKTLEGFIGGVFLTIILSNILGFFLLNSTILTNTILGFILGTSGFCGDIFMSYLKRKTDVKDTGNLLPGHGGLLDRMDSLIFNAPIFFWILPFLLKM